The Vitis riparia cultivar Riparia Gloire de Montpellier isolate 1030 chromosome 3, EGFV_Vit.rip_1.0, whole genome shotgun sequence genome segment TGGcatgtgaaaaaaaatgcatattatgTTTTGAAAACTGATCTATGTAGATTGCATAATAATCCTATTTGTTTATATTAGAGCTATTTTCTTCATCCTGTGTGTACCCCAATTGGTGAAATTTTTGAGGGGTATAGACAGTTTTTTCTCCTCTTAGTATCCAAAGCAATTGGATACTATTGTAGTCTTACCCAACTGTGTAGAACTGCAAAACTACAGAAGTGAAAGGGAAAACatagaaataattgaaaataaaaagaacaattttAAGTGGGTTCCATAGAATTCGAGTGGCCTCCATGCAAAAAGGAGACAGCGACCGATGAGCTTGTCAACAATCAATATGCTCTCTTCGCATACACAGAAACGATTCcgtaagggaaaaaaaagaaacgaaggaaagaaagtgaaaaagaaaaagttgttaCAATTCTCAAAAACCCATCTTCAAGTTCCTCTTTATCATCATCTTGAATTCATAATCTCTCTCAATGGATCGTCCCGTCATCTTTGTTGCCACCATTCTGGCCCTCCTCTGTGTCTCAGGTATTTTCACTTACCACCTTCAAAAACCCTTAATTCTTTGATTGACTCTCGTTTTTTCTGTCTTTAATCTTGTgctgtgattttttttttttttatcacagaAGTTGATTCAGCAACGTTCAGACTCATCAACAAGTGCCGCCACACAATCTGGCCGGGATTTTTGTCTGGCGCCAACACGGCGCCCCTCGCTTCCACAGGCTTTGTTCTCAAGAGTGGCAAATCCAGGACCATCTCGGTGCCCAGATCATGGTCCGGTCGGATGTGGGGTCGAACCCTTTGTGCCGAAGACGATTCCGGGAAGTTTTCTTGCGCCACCGCCGATTGTGGCTCCGGGAAGGTGGAGTGCGATGGAGGCAACGCCGAACCGCCGGCGACTTTGGCGGAGTTCACGTTGAACGGCGACCAAGGTTTGGACTTTTACGACGTGAGCTTGGTTGATGGGTACAATCTCCCCATGCTGGTGGTGGCAAGGGGTGGCCACGGCGGTGACTGCAGCGCCACCGGGTGTCTCGTCGACCTGAACGGCGCGTGCCCGAAGGAGCTGAGGGTGGTGGCTTCGGCGACGAACGGCAGCCGCGGCGCGAGTGTCGCGTGTAAAAGCGCGTGTGAAGCTTTCGGAGATCCGATGTATTGCTGCAGTCAAGCTTATTCTACGCCCGACACATGTCAACCATCAGTGTACTCTCAGTTCTTTAAACATGCTTGCCCACGCTCCTATAGCTACGCGTATGATGACAAGACGAGCACCTTCACTTGTGCCTCTGCAGATTACATTATCATCTTCTGTCCATCCCCTTTCACCAGGTAAAATTACAATCAAACCttataatatatttgttttattatcacTTTTCAATAGTTTCATTCATCTATGTTGGAGGGTGGCTTGGTAAATTCGCTagatatttaatatatatatatatataaatctatgCACATGAAAACAACTGAAATTTCGGTAGGATTCATGAATACAGCTAATAATCTATCATGGTACCGTGCTGGAAGGATGAATATTGAAAAAGTAACGCCGAATTACTTATACAAAAGCAATAATTTCGAtctttttgttaaaaagaaCCACACATGTGGGTCAATAGAATAGGGCATTGAGCCTTGGTCTGGACTGGGCTCGGAAGAAGGCCTAGTCTTGGGCTGTGGCTCAAGGACTTCAGCTAGGATTCAGTGATGCATCATATAGGTGTTAAATGTGATCACATTGGACTACATTGATCATATAGGTTTTCAATGAGATTTTAGTCTATCATTGGTGAAATAACTAATAAGAACTTAGACTATCTGTAAATGTGTAAATTTGGGAAAATTGTGCAGCCAAAAAGTGTTGGCGTTGCGGAGAGAAGCAGCAGAGCTGCCTCTAGTGAACAAAACCATGATGTACATAGGAAGAAAATATGCGAGCGGCACTTCATCCCCAGGTCGGGTTCAAGAGCAAATCATAGCTCATGGTGCCTCCATTGTGGTGTCGCTATTGCTCCTCTTGCTATTTTTGTAACAGTTTCAGGAATTGCCACGGAAAGTCTAGCTGAAAGGTGGTTGTCATCTTGTAGACGACCCCATTGTTGTACCAGTCCTCATTGGGCTGGCAAAGGATGTTGCAGCTAAAATTCAAGGAAATATGCTGGCCACATAATATTGGTAATGCCACGAGCCTCTTGTACATACCTTCCTGTAatgttttaatgttttttggcttctttttctttgttgtatACATGAGTTTTCAATGATTGATCAGCTATTTAACCCTCATTTAATGTGTAGAAGATGATATGGGTCTAGGAGAAGTGGTCTTGAAATTCAATCGCTGTTGAAGACAGTAGCGTCATTTGATCCTCAAAAGGAGTTTCTTTCTTATCATATTTGCACAGAAAGAATTGATGCAAATTCAGTTGCTAGTGTCTGTCTCCAGATAGGGTTTTGGGCCTTGGCTTAGAGGGGATTTGATTTGGATTACAGATTCCAAATGGCCGCTTCTAAGTGAAGATGGCTTGGATCAATTATAAAGCCCATTTTAATCTTCTTATTGCAAGGTTTGAAATCAGATCTGTTTGAGTCTGAGATTCTTTCTGAGACGCTGTCACTCAAGATTTCGTTTGCTTGCTTAAATGATGTGATATCCAATACCATAAAAGGGAGGAATTGTTAAAGATGCCTAGGATAAGGGCAACACTGTGACGATACTTAAGGACGACACTCAAACAAATCAGTTCCTGATGTTATAAAaagcatggttttaaaaacccaGCCGGCCCCACCAGTTCAACCGCTAGTCGGTTACGGTGTCGGTCTGACTAATTAAACCGGCCAAGGGTTGAACCGGAATCATACCGGTTGAACCAACGGTCAGACTAGTGAACCAGGCTAATTAATCGATTCCCTCGGAATCGAACGGTTCAACGACAACGTTTCCTAAGGGAACCGGATCACTCTTTGAAGAGTCCATCTAGTCCATTTGTCATCAAGCCTAATAAGCTTTTAATCTTACAAGTTAATGATTCTTGCATGATTTTTATATCTCATAATCCCTAcatattttttatccattttggATGTAGTTAGtgagaagaaattttttttgcaagTTGGTGAGCTTGAGGTAGAACCTTCTAgtgtaaaaattgaagtttaatCATTAAGTTATGAAGCTTATTCATTGTATTAtatttgcaaataaaaatatataacaaaattaatatattttttttcaaatttttattgtatagaAGTATGAAGcactttcacatttatttttataacaataatataatgtaattaaaaaaattatataaattaattaatataataatttcaaaataataaaatacaaaagacatgtaaataaaattaaatattatattttttattttaaatgtatctttatatttaaatattataaaatgttttatttaataaaaatgaaatattattaaaaaaaatttaattatatataattttaattttttagaattatttaaaattttatataatatataaattattatttatgatgtCATCCGTTCAATCGCAGTTCAACCATCGGTCCAACCAATGAATCGTGAACTATGAATcgtaaatcaataatttttttattcaattaacgatctggttttgaaaacattgatattaaaaaaaaatgatcaatctTATTGAAGTATTGACTAATTTTCGACTAGATAACAAAGCCCAAATCAAGAATCTTGAAACAAATTTATTTCTCTTGCGAAGCCATAGAATTTGAACTAAGCCCATTGCAGAAACCTAGAACTATTAGATAGCCAAAACACTAAAAGGCTGTTTCAGGAAGAGCCATGCCAAGGGCTACCACAAATCTTTCTTAGAGAGTTGCAAACAGTTGCTGCGAGTGAGAAATGAATTTCCATTTCCACAAAGAAACaccaaaataaagacaaaattcAAACTTGGGTGGGACTCTTAACACAGTGCTATTTTACCTTTCCTTCAACATAATCATTAGCCATCATCATGGTTAAGGGAAAAAGCTCTCAATAAAGGGAGGGGAATGTAAGTTCTAAGTTTATATGCTTGATTTAAAAGAATATAGTAACCGTTGAacacaaataattttaacttgtGATTGATGATGATGTTGTTAATTGCGATATTACTCTTTAAGGTTAACTTTACGTCGGcccatcattattaattatttaaattttgaaataaaattagtaATTTAACATGATATCAAACATTTGTTCTATGAAACGGGAAACTTAtaccatgttatttttttaaattttcccaTTCTGGGgctattgaaaaaataaattgcagGCCCCCAATTCAAATGTAAATTGCAGATGAACAACATGAAAGATTAGGAGGAATAAAGTATAAAAAGGCAAATGCATTAAATGGGAATCGCAGGAACCTTTGGAGAAAAAAAGGGGGGGTTGTTTTCACTCTCTTCAACATGATGCAGAATTGCAGGTTTCTTTCTGAAGAACAAGGATTGAAGA includes the following:
- the LOC117911621 gene encoding thaumatin-like protein 1b, translating into MDRPVIFVATILALLCVSEVDSATFRLINKCRHTIWPGFLSGANTAPLASTGFVLKSGKSRTISVPRSWSGRMWGRTLCAEDDSGKFSCATADCGSGKVECDGGNAEPPATLAEFTLNGDQGLDFYDVSLVDGYNLPMLVVARGGHGGDCSATGCLVDLNGACPKELRVVASATNGSRGASVACKSACEAFGDPMYCCSQAYSTPDTCQPSVYSQFFKHACPRSYSYAYDDKTSTFTCASADYIIIFCPSPFTSQKVLALRREAAELPLVNKTMMYIGRKYASGTSSPGRVQEQIIAHGASIVVSLLLLLLFL